The following proteins are co-located in the Cardiocondyla obscurior isolate alpha-2009 linkage group LG12, Cobs3.1, whole genome shotgun sequence genome:
- the LOC139107385 gene encoding EEF1A lysine methyltransferase 1 has translation MSDSDDDQPQLSSGTLAALQEFLKEKEERDNLLKRISEEDYILDIPFDEDWQLSQFWYNDNTTETLVKGALNSTPVNGKIALISCPTLYSRLKKECGKRQVMLFEYDSRFKIFGKDFIYYNYKFPLDVPRDMSSQFDLVIADPPFLSEECLTKAAVTIKFLTKKKILLCTGAVMAELAERLLDVEKCDFVPSHKNNLANEFYCYSNFDFDKSLE, from the exons ATGAGCGACAGCGATGACGATCAGCCACAGCTGAGCTCAGGCACGCTTGCTGCATTACAGGAAttcttaaaagaaaaggaggaacgAGATAACTTGTTGAAACGCATATCTGAGGAAGATTATATACTAGATATTCCTTTCGATGAAGATTGG CAATTGAGCCAGTTTTGGTACAATGACAACACAACAGAAACTTTAGTTAAAGGTGCTTTGAACTCTACACCAGTGAATGGaaaaattgctttaatttcTTGCCCAACTCTTTATAGTAGACTAAAGAAAGAATGTGGTAAACGACAAG TTATGTTGTTTGAATATGACAGTCGCTTCAAGATATTTggtaaagattttatttactaCAACTACAAGTTTCCTCTGGATGTACCTCGAGATATGTCTAGTCAATTTGACTTGGTTATAGCTGATCCCCCATTCCTTTCAGAGGAATGTCTAACTAAGGCTGCAgtaacgataaaatttttaactaagAAAAAAATCCTGCTGTGCACAG GTGCTGTTATGGCAGAACTGGCAGAAAGATTATTAGATGTTGAAAAGTGTGATTTTGTTCCTAGCCATAAAAACAACTTAGCAAATGAATTTTACTGCTATTCCAATTTCGATTTCGATAAAAGTCTGGAGTAA